In the Akkermansiaceae bacterium genome, one interval contains:
- a CDS encoding discoidin domain-containing protein, whose translation MPKSIPWGLAVLLSASFASAEITLAPLFQDGAVLQREKPAPVWGKAAPGKEITVTFAGQTKSTTADASGRWQVALDPLATSAEGRPLGVTEAGLPPKEVKNILVGEVWLGSGQSNMEWTVNNTTPENKAEAAKAPVPLLRLFQVPKKVSNKRQETVDAKWTEATPQTATHFSAVGYFFGKFLTEELKVPVGIIHSSWGGSRIEPWWADEGLKEVPDLAGLYEQRIKKQPGFPEYDNAFKKYVGDVRTWSDEAQKAIDGGFPVPDMPVGPELLKAGSGAETGTYQAMIHPLVPYALRGFLWYQGESNSGEGMAYTLKQEALLAGWRKQFRAPDAPFLYVQLAPFFYNEGADKVIPQFWWAQQAFLKVPHSGMAVTNDIGNPKDIHPQEKMEVARRLFLWAMADTYGKKDLVHSGPLFKGYKVTEKGIEISFDHTGGGLATRDGKAPTLFEIAGADAQFQPAEATISADGKTLLVSNPAVAKPDRVRFAWSQVASPNLMNKEGLPAGAFYTHYPVDPSLGINLLKGKPHKSSHPNTYGWDLGLTDGNWGTHAPTAYATDASATFPKTVTVDLGSVQDIQAVIYGTPSIGATKTVAVSVSEDGANFTEVGRNDFPPKKAAKAEARFAPKKARYIRATFIANHAAQDDFGNTFAFLSEIEAYGPQK comes from the coding sequence ATGCCAAAATCCATTCCGTGGGGGCTTGCCGTCCTCCTTTCCGCCTCGTTCGCTTCCGCCGAGATCACCCTCGCCCCGTTGTTCCAGGATGGCGCGGTGCTCCAACGTGAAAAGCCGGCCCCGGTCTGGGGCAAGGCAGCTCCGGGAAAGGAAATCACCGTCACCTTCGCCGGGCAGACCAAAAGCACCACGGCGGACGCCAGCGGCAGGTGGCAGGTTGCGCTCGATCCCCTGGCAACCAGCGCGGAAGGGCGGCCGCTCGGTGTGACCGAGGCAGGCCTGCCGCCGAAGGAGGTGAAAAACATCCTCGTCGGTGAAGTATGGCTCGGCAGCGGCCAGTCCAACATGGAGTGGACCGTCAACAACACCACCCCGGAAAACAAGGCGGAGGCGGCGAAGGCCCCCGTCCCCCTGCTCCGCCTGTTCCAGGTTCCGAAGAAGGTCAGCAACAAGCGCCAGGAAACCGTGGATGCGAAGTGGACGGAGGCGACGCCCCAGACCGCGACCCATTTCTCGGCGGTCGGTTATTTCTTCGGCAAGTTCCTGACGGAGGAACTCAAGGTTCCGGTCGGCATCATCCACAGTTCATGGGGCGGTTCCCGGATCGAGCCATGGTGGGCGGATGAAGGCCTCAAAGAGGTGCCGGATCTCGCCGGTCTTTACGAACAGCGGATCAAAAAGCAGCCCGGCTTCCCGGAATATGACAACGCTTTCAAAAAATACGTCGGTGATGTGCGCACCTGGAGTGATGAGGCGCAGAAAGCCATCGACGGCGGATTTCCCGTCCCCGACATGCCCGTGGGACCGGAACTGCTGAAGGCGGGATCCGGCGCGGAGACCGGCACCTACCAGGCGATGATCCATCCCCTGGTCCCCTATGCGCTCCGCGGCTTCCTCTGGTACCAGGGCGAGTCGAACTCCGGCGAAGGCATGGCCTACACGCTGAAGCAGGAAGCCCTGCTCGCCGGATGGCGGAAGCAGTTCCGCGCGCCGGACGCGCCGTTCCTTTATGTGCAGCTCGCCCCTTTCTTCTACAACGAGGGCGCGGACAAGGTCATCCCGCAGTTCTGGTGGGCGCAGCAGGCATTCCTCAAAGTCCCCCACTCCGGCATGGCCGTGACCAACGACATCGGCAATCCGAAGGACATCCACCCGCAGGAGAAGATGGAGGTCGCCCGCCGCCTGTTCCTGTGGGCGATGGCGGACACCTATGGCAAGAAGGACCTCGTCCACTCCGGGCCGTTGTTCAAAGGCTACAAGGTGACGGAAAAGGGCATCGAGATTTCCTTCGACCACACCGGCGGCGGTCTGGCCACCCGTGATGGGAAAGCACCCACGCTTTTCGAGATCGCCGGAGCCGACGCCCAGTTCCAGCCCGCGGAGGCGACCATCTCCGCCGATGGCAAGACCCTGCTCGTCAGCAATCCCGCCGTCGCCAAGCCGGACCGCGTCCGCTTCGCCTGGTCCCAGGTCGCCTCACCGAACCTGATGAACAAGGAAGGCCTGCCCGCAGGCGCCTTTTACACCCACTACCCCGTTGACCCGTCCCTCGGCATCAATCTGCTGAAGGGCAAGCCGCACAAATCCAGCCACCCGAACACCTATGGCTGGGACCTGGGCCTCACGGACGGCAACTGGGGCACCCATGCCCCCACCGCCTATGCCACGGACGCTTCCGCCACCTTCCCGAAAACCGTCACGGTGGATCTCGGCTCGGTGCAGGACATCCAGGCGGTGATCTATGGCACTCCATCCATCGGCGCCACCAAGACCGTCGCCGTCTCTGTCAGTGAGGACGGCGCGAACTTCACCGAGGTGGGTCGCAATGATTTCCCGCCGAAGAAGGCGGCGAAAGCGGAAGCCCGCTTCGCACCGAAGAAAGCCCGCTACATCCGCGCAACCTTCATCGCCAACCACGCGGCACAGGATGACTTCGGGAACACCTTCGCGTTCCTTTCCGAGATCGAAGCCTACGGCCCGCAGAAGTAA